One region of Zingiber officinale cultivar Zhangliang chromosome 7B, Zo_v1.1, whole genome shotgun sequence genomic DNA includes:
- the LOC122003583 gene encoding UPF0047 protein YjbQ-like, giving the protein MAAKWAQKTVVVPAQRRGCHLITPKIVEEIQQDLSGFKCGLAHLFLQHTSASLTINENYDSDVQSDTETFLNRIVPEGRSAPWKHTLEGE; this is encoded by the exons ATGGCCGCCAAGTGGGCACAGAAGACCGTCGTCGTCCCTGCTCAGAGGCGCGGATGCCATCTCATCACCCCCAAG ATTGTTGAAGAGATACAACAAGATTTGTCGGGCTTCAAATGCGGCCTTGCTCATCTTTTCC TGCAGCATACAAGTGCTTCTCTCACCATAAATGAGAATTATGACTCTGATGTTCAGAGCGACACTGAAACATTTCTGAATCGGATTGTGCCAGAG GGTCGATCTGCACCGTGGAAGCACACATTGGAAGGTGAGTAA